The Bacillus vallismortis genome window below encodes:
- a CDS encoding AAA domain-containing protein yields MGKINVNSVLRAWHLVEALSPSGVNGIGDDLGRSHFLDGQQRKKTEQVLFSERPWERHQLKDSEKNFIQFRYYLGCFEQHKLVSYLRDLFQNNEEMINRDQKMLFSMSFLVDHTGKYVKDSAFVPVLMYVMKLINEHLEVAYDDLMTTFRDQLRLFEEQVDAIFVNGVTEKALKKVLEVYERYFLRIDNMALHYFEKEILKVGQDGRVNNFHSFFLEDLGDIISQGENETLRQFIEGVDNRTNIDENRVLIEDVLQPKNVPNGRWPSPVEHRLSLMQQVAVNQIINNNQKISSVNGPPGTGKTTLLKDVFANLMVEKAEKMACFENPEKALKKIKKLVLDGYHYTIYEIDKSINKYSMVVASSNNGAVENISKDLPKKKEIIRKVTDENVFSSYEKAYALEAEELSMFPFAAKALLGEETDAWGLFSASLGKSENISHYYKKLYYRNNNEFELSFIEQLEQENKKISLTDWKNAVTDFQQTLKSVKQKKAELQSLCEIFKKYRDINNQLLLLEAEQEKLVLKTAHYKQQKRLLEREFHTLSKPTFFQRIFHTKRNKLLQMEDQLQKITMKIKNEEKEWDLLQMRSNQIRMELKKYRDSINNKCKNQGLVIPDDNYWTNSQSAYEYRQLHTPWLTDELNFERGLLFLKGMKVHKLFLIFNYKAIKSSLRLLNYRSKLDLNQTEHRMWLQHMWGVIHLITPVISTTFASVRTMYKGVGRDFIRYLFIDEAGQATPQQAAGALWRSQKVVVVGDPIQIEPVVTIDRTILGDIKKFYGIEDRFIEIGSSVQSLADVANPFGMYNNKGQWIGTPLWVHRRCLNPMFTIANQIAYDNKMVLAIKKQGKSEWFDCKGVAVNKQFVKEQADLVAEEIYQKWENTLNAPDLYVITPFTAVKDGLKKTIKKRLAELNVPKKIVNDWTRSSIGTTHTFQGKEADTVYFVVGTDQNSDGAANWSCSKPNLINVAVTRAKKEFYIVGDYDRLSKKQNYKSIAENVDQVIRPNTNRSTFHV; encoded by the coding sequence ATGGGGAAGATAAATGTAAATTCTGTATTAAGGGCATGGCACTTAGTTGAGGCTTTATCACCAAGCGGAGTCAATGGTATAGGAGATGATTTGGGTAGAAGCCATTTTTTAGATGGTCAACAACGAAAGAAAACAGAACAAGTTCTTTTTTCTGAAAGGCCTTGGGAGAGGCATCAGTTGAAGGACTCTGAAAAAAATTTTATTCAATTTCGTTACTATTTAGGTTGCTTTGAGCAACATAAACTTGTTAGTTATCTACGTGATCTATTCCAAAATAATGAAGAAATGATTAATAGAGATCAGAAAATGTTATTTAGCATGTCTTTTTTAGTTGACCATACAGGCAAGTATGTAAAGGATTCTGCATTTGTACCTGTACTTATGTATGTGATGAAATTAATAAACGAACATCTTGAAGTGGCATATGATGATTTGATGACTACATTTCGAGATCAGTTGAGATTATTTGAGGAACAGGTTGATGCAATCTTTGTAAATGGAGTAACAGAAAAAGCCCTTAAGAAAGTACTTGAAGTATATGAACGGTATTTTTTACGAATAGATAATATGGCGCTTCATTATTTTGAGAAAGAAATTTTGAAGGTTGGACAAGATGGACGGGTAAATAATTTTCATAGCTTTTTCTTAGAGGACTTAGGAGATATTATCTCACAAGGAGAAAATGAAACACTACGGCAATTTATTGAAGGGGTAGATAATAGAACGAACATTGATGAAAATAGAGTTTTAATTGAAGATGTGTTGCAGCCTAAAAATGTACCTAACGGCAGGTGGCCGTCACCTGTTGAACATAGATTATCCTTAATGCAGCAAGTAGCTGTAAATCAAATTATAAATAACAATCAAAAGATAAGCTCTGTGAATGGCCCACCAGGAACAGGGAAAACGACACTGTTAAAAGATGTTTTTGCAAATCTCATGGTTGAAAAAGCAGAAAAAATGGCTTGTTTTGAAAACCCAGAAAAAGCTCTGAAAAAAATAAAGAAATTAGTTTTAGATGGCTATCATTATACTATTTATGAAATTGATAAATCTATTAATAAGTATTCTATGGTAGTGGCTTCAAGCAATAATGGAGCAGTTGAAAATATCTCAAAAGACCTTCCTAAAAAGAAGGAAATTATACGTAAAGTTACAGATGAAAATGTATTTTCTTCTTATGAAAAAGCATATGCATTAGAAGCAGAGGAATTATCGATGTTTCCTTTTGCGGCAAAGGCTCTTCTCGGTGAAGAGACAGATGCTTGGGGTCTATTCTCAGCATCTTTAGGAAAGTCGGAAAATATATCTCACTATTACAAAAAACTTTATTATAGAAATAATAACGAATTTGAACTATCATTCATTGAGCAATTAGAACAAGAAAATAAAAAAATAAGCTTAACAGATTGGAAGAATGCAGTAACTGATTTCCAACAAACATTGAAATCAGTTAAACAAAAGAAAGCAGAACTACAATCGTTATGCGAAATTTTTAAAAAATATAGGGATATAAATAATCAGTTATTGTTACTAGAGGCAGAACAAGAAAAGTTAGTATTAAAGACAGCTCATTATAAACAACAGAAACGGTTGTTAGAGAGAGAGTTTCACACGCTTTCTAAACCAACTTTTTTTCAAAGAATATTTCATACAAAAAGAAACAAATTATTACAGATGGAAGATCAACTGCAAAAAATAACTATGAAAATAAAAAATGAAGAAAAGGAATGGGATCTTTTGCAGATGAGATCGAATCAAATAAGGATGGAGTTAAAGAAATATAGGGATTCTATCAACAATAAATGCAAAAATCAGGGGTTAGTAATACCCGATGATAATTATTGGACCAATTCTCAAAGTGCATACGAATATAGGCAATTACATACACCTTGGCTAACTGATGAATTGAATTTTGAGAGAGGGCTTCTTTTTTTAAAGGGAATGAAAGTCCACAAGTTGTTTTTGATATTTAATTATAAAGCAATAAAATCAAGTTTGCGTTTGTTAAATTATCGCAGTAAGTTAGATTTAAATCAGACTGAGCACAGAATGTGGTTACAACATATGTGGGGTGTAATCCATTTAATCACACCCGTAATAAGTACAACCTTTGCCAGTGTTCGAACAATGTATAAAGGAGTTGGACGTGATTTTATTCGTTACTTATTTATAGATGAAGCGGGACAAGCTACTCCGCAACAAGCGGCAGGCGCATTATGGAGGTCTCAAAAAGTTGTCGTTGTTGGTGATCCAATCCAGATTGAACCAGTTGTCACCATTGATCGAACAATATTAGGAGATATAAAAAAATTTTATGGTATTGAAGATCGGTTTATTGAAATAGGGAGTTCTGTACAATCACTGGCGGATGTGGCGAATCCATTTGGAATGTATAACAATAAAGGACAGTGGATAGGGACACCTTTATGGGTTCATAGGAGATGCTTAAATCCAATGTTTACAATCGCTAATCAAATTGCTTATGATAATAAAATGGTTTTAGCGATAAAAAAACAAGGGAAAAGCGAATGGTTTGACTGCAAGGGAGTAGCGGTTAATAAGCAGTTTGTAAAAGAGCAGGCAGATTTAGTTGCTGAAGAGATTTATCAAAAATGGGAAAATACATTAAATGCTCCTGATTTATATGTTATTACTCCCTTTACAGCAGTGAAAGATGGTCTCAAAAAAACAATTAAAAAGCGGTTGGCAGAATTAAATGTACCAAAGAAAATAGTAAATGATTGGACTCGAAGCTCAATAGGAACTACCCATACCTTTCAAGGAAAAGAAGCCGACACTGTTTACTTTGTAGTGGGGACAGATCAAAATAGTGATGGAGCGGCAAATTGGTCGTGCTCAAAGCCTAATTTAATTAATGTTGCAGTTACAAGGGCAAAAAAAGAGTTTTATATTGTTGGGGATTATGATCGTTTATCAAAAAAACAAAATTATAAATCGATTGCTGAGAATGTAGACCAAGTCATAAGACCTAACACTAATAGAAGTACTTTTCATGTTTGA
- a CDS encoding nucleotide pyrophosphohydrolase, translating to MSEIKDLINTINEFRDARNWRQYHNPKDLAISISIEAAELLEDFQWKSSEEALKANEENIREEIADVLIYSLMLCSDLDMDVKEIIEEKVVKNGRKYPVNE from the coding sequence ATGAGCGAAATCAAAGATTTAATTAACACGATTAATGAATTTAGAGACGCGCGCAACTGGAGACAATACCACAACCCAAAGGATCTCGCCATCTCCATTTCAATTGAAGCAGCCGAACTGTTAGAAGACTTCCAATGGAAAAGCAGCGAAGAAGCACTCAAAGCAAACGAGGAAAACATTCGTGAAGAAATTGCTGATGTTCTTATCTATTCGCTGATGCTCTGTTCAGATCTTGATATGGATGTGAAGGAGATTATTGAGGAGAAGGTTGTGAAGAATGGTCGGAAGTATCCGGTCAATGAGTAA